Part of the Rhodohalobacter sp. 614A genome is shown below.
ATATGCCAGGGGCGAAATTCCTGTAAACTTTCTAAAGACTTCCCGAAAAGCTTTTGCATCCGAATACCCCACATCGTACATCACTTCATTAATGGTTTTACGGCTGGTTTCAAAAGCTTTCTTGGCGGCTTCTATTTTTACCCGTTGCGAATATTCAAAGGGTGTATTCCCGGTCGCTTTGATGAACCTTCTGTCGAAAGTTCGCCGGCTGACTGCAAATTTCGATGATAATTCTTCGACCGCTATGATTTCGTCTGATTTGTTTTCGATCACTTCCTGGGCTTCCATAATCATTTCGTCCCCGTGTGTCTTCTGCGGAGTAAAAATGCTGAAAGAAGACTGGCTGTTTCGGTCGATTTCGATCTGGAAGATCTTGGCGCAATAAATAGCCGTTTGCCGCCCGTAATATTTTTCCACGAGATAAATAATCAGGTTCAGAAATGAATAGGCCCCGCCGTTTGTATAAATGCCCTGTTCATCTGTAATCAGCTTCTCTTCCTGAAGATTCACTTCCGGGAACATACTTCTGAATTTTCCGGCCGCCGACCAATGAGTAGAGCAGCTCTTTCCATTCAGGATGCCTGAGGAAGCCAGCAAAAATGCACCGGTACAAATGCTTGCCACTTCCGCTCCTTCTTTATACTGCTTTTCCACCCAGTCAATGATTTTTTCGTTGCCACCCACTGCTTTTTCAAAACTGCGAACAAGCGACGGGATAATGATGAGGTCCGTTTTTTTGATGGTTGAGAGATCCGTTTGAGGCTTTACGGTAAACAACCCATCGTACACCTGGGCTTGTTGTGAAATGCCCGCCAGCTCAATACTGAAAAGTTTTTTCTTGCCGGATTTTTCGCGGTGTGCATTGGCCCGTACAAAAATCTCATACGATCCTACGATACTGGCAATGGTACTCAGGTTGCTTTGTCCGTCGGGGACGATGATGGTAAGACGTTTCATTTTTTCCGGTAGTATAGAATATTTTCATTGTCCAAATCAACCCGTCATAAAGTCTATTTCACACCCTTTCAAAATGCTTTTCGGTCAGTATTATTGTCATGCAGAGTGACAACCACACAACATTGAAACGCGCAAATAATGAAAACGAACGCACCAGATTTCACCGCTTCTTTTACAGTAAAAAAGTCTCCTTCAGAAGTATTCCGGGCCATCATGAATGTTCGCGCCTGGTGGTCGGAAGAAATTGACGGTCCGACAGATAAACTGAATAAACCGTTTTTCTATCACTATAAAGATGTTCATCTGTGCAAATTGGAACTCATTGAGAAGATTCCAGATCAAAAGGTGGTGTACCATGTGCTGGAGAACGAGTTTAGTTTCACGAAAGACAAAACCGAGTGGGTGGATACAAAACTAATCTTTGAGATTTCTACAGAGGCTGAGCAGACACATGTGCAATTTACACATCAGGGGTTGGTTCCCGAATATGAATGTTACCAGGTATGCCGCGACGGCTGGACGAATTTCATTCAGACCAGTTTGTACAACCTGATAACCAAAGGAGCAGGACAGCCCAATCCCAAAGAAGGCGGCTTCAATAAGCAACTGGTTGAGAAGTGGAAGCTGAAATCAAACTAAAAAGTGAAAGCGCGATGCGGCCCGTTTAGGCGGGTTGAAAATCAACCATCCATCATAACTTTAACATGAAAACTATGCCGATGACTAAAGACATTTTACTCCAATTGTTAGAACAAAGCCGTATGGATTGTTTTAGAGTCTTAAAAGACATCCATGCAGAAAATGCATCCTTTCGTTTAACGGAACAAACGGCTTCCGCCGGATTTATTTACCGCCATATTGGTGAAACGACGAATGTGATCGGCCAGTTTTTTGGCTACGAAACAGACGTGGAAGGCACAACGATTGGACAAACAGACACCGGAAAACCCTATGATCCTGACACAAGCCGCAAACTTTTTGAGCAAGGGTATGCCACTTTGAAAATGTTAGTGAACGAAACATCCGACCAGGCCTGGCTGGAAGAAATAGACACGCCTTGGTTTGGCACACTCTCCCGAATTCAACTTTTTTCAATCACCCTTTTCCACAATTCGCATCACTGCGGGCAGATTGCCTCGGCCATTTTGAAAGGAAAGAAATTTTGATTGCAACCCTGAAACAACCCGAATCCATTCAAACCAAACAATGATGGACACATCAGATTTTAAACATACGTTGATAACCGACCGGTCTCCCCAGGAAGTGTTCCAAGCTATTCTAAACGTTCGCAAATGGTGGACGGGCTATTATGGCGAAAAGTTTTCCGGCGATACAAAAAACCTGAATGATGAATTTACCTTTCATGCCGCGGATGGCGTTCATTACAGCAGGCAAAAACTGGTGGAAGTCATCCCCGGCAAAAAAATCGTTTGGCTGATTACAGACAGTACGCTGAGCTTTGTTGAAAAAACAGACGAATGGATCGGCACAACAGTAATTTTCGACATTTCAACAACGGGAAACAAAACCAGGCTTGTTTTCACACACCAGGGTTTGACGCCCCAAACAGAATGTTACAATTCCTGCGCTCCGTCGTGGACCCGGTATTTGGAAAACAAGTTACTTCCCTTGATTAATGAGCGCAGCCATTCGACAGGTTCATAATCACAACTTTTGGCGGGAGCAGGGTTCTCTGCCAAACCCGC
Proteins encoded:
- a CDS encoding DinB family protein, translated to MTKDILLQLLEQSRMDCFRVLKDIHAENASFRLTEQTASAGFIYRHIGETTNVIGQFFGYETDVEGTTIGQTDTGKPYDPDTSRKLFEQGYATLKMLVNETSDQAWLEEIDTPWFGTLSRIQLFSITLFHNSHHCGQIASAILKGKKF
- a CDS encoding GlxA family transcriptional regulator → MKRLTIIVPDGQSNLSTIASIVGSYEIFVRANAHREKSGKKKLFSIELAGISQQAQVYDGLFTVKPQTDLSTIKKTDLIIIPSLVRSFEKAVGGNEKIIDWVEKQYKEGAEVASICTGAFLLASSGILNGKSCSTHWSAAGKFRSMFPEVNLQEEKLITDEQGIYTNGGAYSFLNLIIYLVEKYYGRQTAIYCAKIFQIEIDRNSQSSFSIFTPQKTHGDEMIMEAQEVIENKSDEIIAVEELSSKFAVSRRTFDRRFIKATGNTPFEYSQRVKIEAAKKAFETSRKTINEVMYDVGYSDAKAFREVFRKFTGISPLAYRNRYNYNKEFAE
- a CDS encoding SRPBCC family protein; amino-acid sequence: MMDTSDFKHTLITDRSPQEVFQAILNVRKWWTGYYGEKFSGDTKNLNDEFTFHAADGVHYSRQKLVEVIPGKKIVWLITDSTLSFVEKTDEWIGTTVIFDISTTGNKTRLVFTHQGLTPQTECYNSCAPSWTRYLENKLLPLINERSHSTGS
- a CDS encoding SRPBCC family protein, which encodes MKTNAPDFTASFTVKKSPSEVFRAIMNVRAWWSEEIDGPTDKLNKPFFYHYKDVHLCKLELIEKIPDQKVVYHVLENEFSFTKDKTEWVDTKLIFEISTEAEQTHVQFTHQGLVPEYECYQVCRDGWTNFIQTSLYNLITKGAGQPNPKEGGFNKQLVEKWKLKSN